Proteins from a genomic interval of Medicago truncatula cultivar Jemalong A17 chromosome 3, MtrunA17r5.0-ANR, whole genome shotgun sequence:
- the LOC11429830 gene encoding BEACH domain-containing protein B isoform X1, whose translation MNIVKGVADLIRRTSSGHSGESSSFHAQKFSPPGPKIRFSDAGDEAIVNTLWERYQKNDDKVEKKRLLHVFIKQFVVVYKDWEPINSGILLESASVEKFSSADDVVVGCSAGHPVEVIRVLVDEVTQLSSLVTELSTSILQSTELSGAATKSYITSEGFLILDALKIIARSLYNCRVFGYYGGIQKLTALMKGAVVQLKTISGALSADESLSDFVLEKIKLLQQILIYVVSIFYVFIDLGSNIDKKDELFCSLVGFISRVDAAISSSNSSKVLSTEARLHWRQKAIVSVMEAGGLNWLVELLRLCRRFSLKELLMDDSLQYLSLKILSLALSANPRGQNHFKSIGGLEVLLDSLGFPSNYATTYRKFVLTNGFRDDQPLQKIFQLHILALEVLREAVFGNMNNLQFLCENGRIHKFANSFCSPAFVLQDLRQGEDFAGQQAVSVPGLDIHENKNNMKFDPAMASAGLTPDASFSHFWNDYVLMLSRSLCSFLIVPGASKSLNIQLSSGRLALPVSSSYCELSIKWVIRVLFTLFPCIKACSNQNDLPSYLRVFVTILQNTVLNAFKNLLSTSPMSLENFREEGIWDLIFSENFFYFESGLEEIGRQVFAYNEKSELLSASSSTVDKPEVNGVRSLQMEIMSFVEFAATSNGNTHNMTELSALLDALEHSACNPEIAGLLVRSLVRILQLSPEKTITSCKTLNAVSRVLQVACVQAQECKRSGSMDPSSVNSGLEVLESVPDQPNCNSPETVQNWFGCMKMCMEFFTKFFASAEDTKSFILHSFASIDCLFDLFWIEGLRDDVLRHILDLMKIIPISEEDKKAKLQLCSKYLEMFTQIKEREKFFVDLSVDMLAGMREMLLANQAYYQALFRDGECFLHVVSLLNSDLDEGKGERLVLNVLQTLTHLLANNDTSKAAFRALAGKGYQTLQSLLLDFCQWHSSESLLDALLDMLVDGKFDIKISPIIKNEDVIILYLIVLQKSSESLKHNGLEVFQQLLRDSISNRASCVRAGMLDFLLNWFCQEDNDSVIFQIAQLIQAIGGHSISGKDIRKIFALLRSEKVGMRRHYGSVLLTSLLSMLHEKGPTAFFDLNGIDSGIILKTPLQWPLNKGFSFSCWLRIENFPRNGTMGLFGFLTENGRGSLAVISKEKLTYESINLKRQRSDLHVNLVRRRWHFLCITHSIGRAFSGGSLLRCYLDGGLVSSERCRYAKISEPLTSCMVGAKLKMPNYEDSTLTFESIRDSCPFFGQIGPVYLFNDAISSEQVQSIYSLGPSYMYSFLDNETLPVSGDKMPSGILDAKDGLASRIIFGLNAQASVGRMLFNVSPIMSHAVDKNSFEATVIGGTQLCSRRMLQQIMYCVGGVSVLFPLITQWCNFENEVGESEKTPLMQSTRECMMGEVIELIASLLDENVANQQQMHIVSGFSVLGFLLQSVPPQQLNLETLSALKHLFNVVSNSGLAELLVEEAISSIFLNPLIWVCTVYKVQRELYMFLIQQFDNDPRLLKSLCRLPRVLDIIHQFYCDNVKSRLYIGNNLLQHPVSKKVIGERPSKEEMHKIRLLLLSLGEMSLRQNIAAGDMKALIAFFETSQDMTCIEDVLHMIIRAVSQKSLLASFLEQVNIINGSQVFVNLLQREYESIRLLSLQFLGRLLVGLPSEKKGSRFFNLPMGRSKSISENYRKIRMQPIFLAISDRLFSFPQTENLCATLFDVLLGGASPKQVLQRHSHLERVKSKGSSSHFLLPQMLLLIFRYLSGCEDTDARIKIIRDILDLLDSNASNIEAFMEYGWNAWLTSSLKLGVLTDKNVKLPNHGNSTMDELLVVRNLFSLVLCHYLHSVKGGWQQLEETVNFLVMHSEEGGNSYRFFLRDIYEDVIQNLVDLSASDNIFISQPCRDNTLYLLKLIDEMLISEIDKELPLLGSESDFHLDLEMECHKEYSSALKDVLIGEVDEQTSRKSQNLKQPVPCDDTIEEKWWNLYDNLWVVISKMNGKGPSSVLPKSSSFAGPSLGQRARGLVESLNIPAAEVAAVVVSGGMIGNALTPKPNKNVDKAMVLRGERCPRIIYHLVILYLCKSSLEKSSRCVQQFTSLLPCLLTADDEQSKIRLQLIIWVLLFVRSQYGMLDDGARFHLLSHLIRETVNIGKSMLATSLVSRDDTLDPNYNLKDAGSIQNLIQKDRVLAAISDEANYTQISKIDRAQQVQELHIRIDENTLAESSSKQALEDEIQNSLNSILSSDDSRRAEFQLTYEEEQQNVAEKWIHMFRSLIDERGPWSTKPFPNCIVTHWKLDKTEDTWRRRPKLRQNYHFDENLCNPPSATASGIASPVNESNPGFVGNIPEQMKQLLLKGIRKITDEGTFDSNETNTEISGPNTSIPPDHSDSHSSDLLKDNSDRKDVVHERRDTPSSPETEASKVLVSIPCVLVTPKRKLAGHLAVMKNVLHFFAQFLVEGTGGSSVFRNFDALNNSDLTKSVQKQRSMKWPASDMDLQKGITVGNVEVINGNGPVKLMRCVKRHRRWSLAKIKAVHWTRYLLRYTAIEIFFSDSISPVFLNFASQKDAKDIGNLIVATRNEYLFPKGSGRDKNGPINFVDRRVAQEMAETARESWRRRDITNFEYLMILNTLAGRSFNDLTQYPVFPWVLADYTSEVLDYNRSSTFRDLSKPVGALDTKRFEVFEDRYRNFCDPDIPSFYYGSHYSSMGIVLYYLLRLEPFTSLHRNLQGGKFDHADRLFQSIEGTFKNCLTNTSDVKELIPEFFYMPEFLLNSNSYHLGVRQDGEPIGDVFLPPWSKGSPEEFIRRNREALESEYVSSNLHHWIDLVFGYKQRGKPAVEAANIFYYLTYEGAVDLETTEDDLQRAAIEDQIANFGQTPIQMFRKKHPRRGPPIPIARPLYFAPDSISLTSIVSNTSQSSSAILYVGLMDSNVILVNEGLNLSVKTWVSTQLQSGGNFTFSGSQDYFFGVGSEMLSPRKIGIPVPEHVELGEQCFATMQAPSENFLISCGNWENSFQVISLSDGRMVQSIRQHKDVVSCIAVTSDGSILATGSYDTTVMVWEVFRGKTEKRIRNSQSELPRKNYVIIETPCHILCGHDDIITCLHVSHELDIIISGSKDGTCVFHTLREGRYVRSIRHPSGSPISKLVVSQHGQIVIYADDDLSLHLYSINGKHLATSESNGRLNTIQLSRCGEFLVGAGDQGQIVVRSINTLEVVKKYQGVGKVLTSLTVTPEECFLAGTKDGSLLVYSIENPQLRKTSHSKSTKSKT comes from the exons TGATGCTGGGGATGAGGCAATAGTAAATACTCTATGGGAGCGATATCAGAAAAATGATGATAAG GTGGAGAAAAAAAGGTTGCTTCATGTTTTCATCAAGCAATTTGTAGTTGTCTACAAGGATTGGGAACCTATAAATTCAGGAATATTATTAGAGTCTGCTTCTGTTGAGAAATTTTCATCTGCTGATGATGTCGTCGTTGGCTGCTCAGCTGGACATCCTGTCGAAGTCATTCGGGTATTAGTTGATGAGGTCACACAGTTAAGCTCACTAGTCACTGAGT TGAGCACCAGCATTTTGCAATCGACAGAATTGTCTGGGGCTGCAACCAAGTCATATATTACATCTGAAGGGTTTTTAATTTTggatgcattgaaaattatcgCTCGTTCATTATACAATTGTAGAGTATTTGGATACTATGGTGGAATTCAAAAACTTACAGCACTAATGAAAg GAGCTGTGGTCCAACTTAAAACCATAAGTGGTGCCCTTTCTGCTGATGAAAGTTTGTCTGACTTTGTTCTGGAGAAAATTAAGCTGCTCCAACAAATTCTGATATACGTCGTgtcaatattttatgttttcattgACTTGGGTTCAAATATAGACAAAAAGGATGAGCTGTTCTGCAGTCTTGTAGGCTTTATTTCACGTGTTGATGCTGCAATCAGCTCTTCAAATAGTTCAAAGGTTTTGTCTACTGAAGCAAGGTTACATTGGCGTCAGAAAGCAATTGTTTCTGTGATGGAGGCTGGTGGTCTAAATTGGTTAGTAG AACTATTGCGCCTTTGTAGAAGATTCAGCTTGAAAGAACTGTTGATGGATGATTCACTTCAGTACTTGAGCTTGAAAATCCTTTCTTTGGCTTTATCTGCAAATCCCCGGGGTCAGAATCATTTTAAAAGTATTGGAGGGTTGGAAGTGCTGTTGGATAGTCTTGGCTTTCCATCAAATTATGCAACAACTTACCGTAAATTTGTTTTGACTAATGGATTCAG GGATGATCAACCGTTGCAAAAAATATTTCAGCTTCATATTCTTGCTCTGGAAGTTTTAAGGGAAGCTGT CTTTGGGAATATGAACAACCTGCAATTTCTTTGTGAAAATGGTAGGATACATAAATTTGCAAATAGTTTTTGTTCGCCGGCTTTTGTTCTTCAAGATTTGAGACAGGGGGAGGATTTTGCTGGACAGCAAGCTGTCAGTGTGCCTGGTCTTGAtattcatgaaaataaaaataatatgaaatttgATCCAGCGATGGCTTCTGCTGGCCTTACACCCGACGcttctttttctcatttttggAATGATTATGTCCTTATGCTGAGCAGAAGTCTCTGTTCATTTCTTATAGTTCCTGGAGCTTCAAAATCTCTTAATATCCAATTATCTTCTGGTCGACTTGCATTGCCTGTTTCCTCATCATATTGTGAATTGTCAATCAAATGGGTCATAAGGGTTCTTTTTACATTGTTTCCCTGCATCAAAGCTTGCTCAAATCAGAATGATTTGCCAAGCTATTTAAG GGTCTTTGTCACCATTTTACAGAACACAGTTCTCAATGCATTTAAAAATCTTCTTTCTACTTCTCCCATGTCACTTGAAAATTTTCGTGAAGAGGGAATATGGGATCTTATCTTTTCAGAAAATTTCTTTTACTTCGAATCAGGTTTAGAAGAAATTGGTCGACAGGTATTTGCATACAACGAGAAGTCTGAATTATTGTCTGCTTCAAGTAGCACAGTCGACAAACCAGAAGTCAATGGGGTTAGAAGTCTGCAGATGGAAATAATGTCATTTGTGGAATTTGCTGCAACTTCTAATGGAAATACACACAACATG ACTGAATTGTCCGCTTTGCTGGATGCACTTGAACATTCTGCTTGTAATCCTGAAATTGCTGGTCTTCTTGTGAGGAGTTTAGTTCGTATTTTGCAGCTCTCCCCCGAGAAAACTATTACTTCCTGTAAAACCTTGAATGCAGTCTCTCGGGTTCTACAAGTTGCTTGTGTTCAAGCACAAGAGTGCAAAAGATCTGGAAGTATGGACCCCTCCAGTGTAAATAGCGGCTTGGAAGTTTTGGAATCAGTGCCTGATCAACCAAACTGCAATTCACCTGAGACCGTGCAAAATTGGTTTGGTTGCATGAAAATGTGCATGGAGTTCTTTACCAAGTTTTTTGCATCAGCTGAAGATACGAAGAGTTTTATATTGCATAGTTTTGCAAGCATTGATTgcttgtttgatttattttggataGAAGGTTTGAGAGATGATGTACTTAGGCACATACTTGATCTCATGAAG ATTATACCAATTTCGGAGGAAGATAAAAAAGCAAAGTTACAGTTATGCTCTAAGTATTTGGAAATGTTTACGCAAATAAAAGAAcgggagaaattttttgttgatcTGTCTGTTGACATGTTGGCTGGAATGAGAGAAATGCTTCTGGCTAATCAAGCA TACTACCAGGCTCTATTTCGTGATGGggaatgctttttgcatgttgtATCATTACTTAACAGTGATCTAGACGAGGGAAAGGGGGAGAGATTAGTTTTAAATGTACTCCAAACACTTACTCATCTGCTTGCAAATAATGATACCTCAAAG GCCGCGTTTAGAGCTCTAGCTGGAAAGGGGTACCAGACGCTGCAGAGCCTGCTGTTGGATTTTTGCCAGTGGCATTCAAGTGAAAGTCTTTTAGATGCTTTGCTTGATATGCTTGTTGATGGTAAATTTGATATCAAGATCAGTCCTATAATTAAG AATGAAGATGTGATCATATTATATCTGATTGTGTTGCAAAAG AGCAGTGAGTCGTTGAAGCATAATGGGCTGGAAGTGTTTCAGCAACTACTAAGAGATTCAATTTCTAATAGAGCTTCCTGTGTCAGAGCAGGGATGCTTGATTTTCTTCTGAATTGGTTTTGCCAAGAAGATAATGATAGTGTGATATTTCAGATTGCCCAGTTAATTCAAGCCATTGGTGGGCATAGTATATCAGGGAAGGACATCCGTAAAATTTTTGCTTTACTCCGAAGTGAGAAAGTTGGGATGAGGAGGCACTACGGCTCTGTTCTGTTAACAAGTCTCTTGTCAATGCTACACGAGAAAGGACCAACTGCCTTTTTTGATCTCAATGGGATTGATTCT GGTATTATTCTGAAAACACCTTTGCAGTGGCCTCTCAATAAGGGCTTTTCGTTTTCCTGTTGGCTCAGGATTGAGAACTTCCCTAGAAATGGAACAATGGGTCTTTTCGGTTTTCTTACAGAAAATGGAAGGGGGTCCTTGGCTGTGATCTCAAAGGAGAAGCTCACATATGAG TCAATCAACCTGAAGAGACAGCGTTCAGACCTGCACGTTAATTTAGTCAGGAGGAGATGGCATTTTCTTTGCATAACTCATAGCATTGGAAGAGCATTTTCTGGGGGTAGCCTGTTAAGATGTTACTTGGATGGTGGTCTTGTCTCATCAGAAAGATGCAG GTATGCAAAAATCAGTGAACCGTTAACTAGTTGCATGGTTGGTGCTAAACTTAAGATGCCTAACTATGAAGACAGTACACTCACGTTTGAATCGATCCGTGACTCATGCCCATTTTTTGGCCAAATTGGTCCTGTTTATTTATTCAATGATGCCATTTCTTCTGAACAAGTACAGAGTATCTATTCTTTAGGTCCAAGTTACATGTACTCTTTCCTTGATAACGAAACTTTACCAGTTTCTGGTGATAAAATGCCTAGTGGGATTCTTGATGCCAAAGATGGTCTTGCATCAAGAATTATCTTTGGACTCAATGCTCAG gCAAGTGTTGGCAGAATGTTGTTTAATGTTTCACCGATAATGAGTCATGCAGTAGATAAGAATTCTTTTGAAGCAACTGTAATTGGTGGGACTCAATTATGCTCTAGACGCATGCTGCAGCAAATAATGTATTGCGTTGGCGGTGTATCTGTGCTTTTTCCTCTTATCACCCAGTGGtgcaattttgaaaatgaagttgGGGAATCTGAAAAGACACCACTAATGCAGTCAACGAGGGAGTGCATGATGGGTGAAGTTATTGAGCTTATTGCTTCTCTATTAGATGAAAATGTAGCAAATCAACAGCAGATGCACATTGTGTCTGGATTTTCAGTCCTGGGATTCTTGTTACAATCAGTTCCTCCACAACAACTGAATCTAGAAACTCTTTCTGCTTTGAAGCATCTTTTTAATGTCGTCTCTAATTCTG GACTGGCAGAGTTGCTTGTGGAGGAGGCTATATCTAGCATATTTCTTAATCCTCTTATCTGGGTCTGTACTGTTTACAAGGTGCAACGTGAACTATACATGTTTCTGATCCAGCAATTTGACAATGATCCTAGATTACTGAAAAGTTTATGCCGGCTTCCACGTGTTCTTGATATAATTCACCAATTCTATTGTGATAATGTAAAGTCTCGATTATATATTGGAAATAACCTTCTTCAACATCCTGTGAGCAAAAAAGTTATCGGGGAAAGGCCTAGTAAAGAAGAAATGCACAAGATCCGTCTTCTTTTGTTGAGTCTTGGTGAAATGAGCCTCAG GCAGAATATTGCTGCTGGAGACATGAAAGCTCTCATAGCGTTTTTTGAGACAAGTCAGGATATGACCTGTATTGAAGATGTCTTGCACATGATTATTCGCGCTGTTTCTCAGAAATCTCTACTTGCTTCTTTCCTTGAACAAGTTAATATCATCAATGGTAGTCAGGTTTTTGTCAACCTTCTCCAGAG GGAGTATGAGTCTATCCGATTGCTGAGTTTACAGTTCCTTGGAAGGCTTTTGGTTGGCCTACCGTCTGAAAAGAAGGGGTCAAGATTCTTCAATCTCCCAATGGGAAGATCCAAATCTATTTCAGAAAACTATAGGAAAATCAGAATGCAACCAATTTTCCTAGCTATATCTGATAGACTTTTCAGCTTTCCGCAGACAGAAAATCTCTGTGCTACTTTATTTGATGTTCTTCTTGGAGGTGCTAGCCCCAAACAG GTTTTACAAAGACACAGCCACCTTGAGAGGGTGAAAAGCAAGGGAAGTAGCTCTCATTTTTTACTTCCTCAGATGTTGCTTCTGATTTTTAGATATTTGTCGGGTTGTGAGGATACAGAtgcaagaataaaaataatcagagatATACTTGACCTTCTTGATTCAAATGCTTCAAACATCGAAGCTTTTATG GAATATGGGTGGAATGCCTGGCTAACATCTTCTCTAAAGCTTGGTGTGTTAACGGACAAAAATGTCAAGTTGCCTAATCATGGTAACAGTACAATGGATGAGCTGCTTGTGGTGAGAAATTTGTTTTCTCTAGTTCTGTGTCACTATCTGCATTCTGTAAAAGGCGGCTGGCAGCAGTTGGAAGAAACAGTCAATTTCCTGGTCATGCACTCTGAGGAG GGCGGCAATTCATATCGGTTCTTTCTCCGTGATATCTATGAAGATGTGATTCAGAATTTGGTCGATTTGTCAGCTTCGGataatattttcatttcacAACCCTGTCGAGACAATACACTGTACCTTTTGAAATTAATAGATGAGATGCTGATCTCCGAAATTGATAAAGAACTCCCG CTCCTTGGAAGTGAATCTGATTTTCACCTTGATTTGGAAATGGAATGTCATAAAGAGTACAGTTCTGCCTTAAAAGATGTGTTGATAGGAGAAGTTGACGAGCAAACGTCTAG AAAATCACAAAATTTGAAGCAGCCAGTACCATGTGACGATACAATTGAAGAGAAATGGTGGAATCTCTATGACAATTTGTGGGTTGTTATTAGCAAGATGAATGGCAAGGGACCCAGCAGCGTGTTACCCAAATCATCCTCATTTGCAGGACCATCTCTTGGTCAAAGGGCTCGTGGTTTAGTTGAGTCGTTAAACATTCCTGCTGCCGAAGTGGCTGCAGTTGTTGTATCAGGAGGGATGATAGGCAATGCTTTGACCCCAAAGCCTAATAAAAATGTTGATAAAGCAATGGTTTTACGAGGAGAGAGATGCCCTAGAATTATTTATCACCTTGTTATTCTTTATCTGTGTAAATCTTCCCTAGAAAAGTCATCGCGATGTGTCCAACAGTTCACCTCACTCTTACCTTGTCTTTTAACTGCTGATGATGAGCAAAGCAAGATTAGGCTGCAACTTATCATCTG GGTACTGCTTTTTGTTAGGTCACAGTATGGAATGTTGGATGATGGAGCTCGTTTTCATCTTTTATCACATTTGATCCGCGAGACTGTCAATATTGGAAAATCAATGCTTGCTACTAGCCTTGTGAGCCGTGATGACACCTTGGATCCTAATTACAATTTGAAAGATGCAGGAtccattcaaaatttaattcaaaaggATCGAGTTCTGGCAGCA ATCAGCGATGAAGCTAATTATACACAGATATCAAAAATTGACCGCGCCCAGCAGGTACAGGAACTTCATATTAGAATAGATGAAAACACCTTGGCAGAATCTTCTAGTAAGCAAGCTCTTGAAGATGAGATCCAGAATAGCTTGAACTCCATTCTTTCTTCAGATGATAGCAGAAGAGCTGAATTCCAGCTTACCTATGAGGAGGAGCAGCAAAACGTTGCT GAAAAATGGATACACATGTTTCGATCATTAATTGATGAGAGAGGTCCATGGTCTACTAAACCTTTTCCAAATTGTATCGTAACACACTGGAAACTTGACAAGACAGAAGACACATGGCGTAGGAGGCCAAAACTAAGGCAAAATTATCATTTTGATGAAAATCTCTGTAATCCTCCTTCGGCCACTGCTAGCGGAATTGCTAGTCCTGTTAATGAAAGTAATCCCGGATTTGTGGGTAATATACCAGAACAAATGAAGCAGCTCTTGCTGAAAGGGATAAGAAAAATAACTGATGAGGGAACCTTTGACTCCAATGAAACGAATACTGAAATAAGTGGACCTAATACATCAATTCCCCCAGACCATTCAGACTCCCATTCTTCTGACTTACTAAAGGATAACAGTGACAGAAAGGATGTTGTGCATGAACGAAGAGACACTCCCTCTTCACCTGAGACAGAAGCCAGCAAG GTGCTTGTGTCAATTCCATGTGTTCTCGTGACTCCAAAGAGAAAATTAGCTGGTCATTTGGCAGtcatgaaaaatgttttgcaTTTCTTTGCCCAATTTTTAGTAGAAGGTACCGGTGGATCTTCTGTTTTTAGAAACTTTGATGCCTTGAATAATTCTGATCTGACCAAGTCCGTTCAGAAGCAAAGATCAATGAAGTGGCCTGCTTCTGATATGGATCTTCAGAAGGGAATTACAGTCGGTAATGTAGAGGTAATAAATGGAAATGGGCCTGTTAAACTTATGAGGTGTGTTAAACGCCATCGAAGGTGGAGCTTGGCTAAG ATAAAAGCTGTTCATTGGACCCGATATTTGCTCAGATATACTGCAATAGAGATTTTCTTCAGTGATTCAATTTCCCCAGTATTTCTGAACTTCGCCTCACAGAAAGATGCAAAAGATATAGGAAACTTGATAGTTGCTACCagaaatgaatatttatttCCCAAAGGAAGTGGAAGAGACAAGAATGGACCTATAAATTTTGTTGATCGACGAGTGGCACAGGAAATGGCAGAAACGGCCAGAGAAAGCTGGAGGAGAagggatataacaaactttgaataTTTGATGATTCTCAACACACTTGCTGGAAGATCATTTAATGATTTGACCCAATATCCTGTATTTCCCTGGGTCTTGGCTGATTACACGTCAGAGGTTCTTGATTATAATAGGTCATCTACATTTCGAGATCTGTCAAAGCCTGTTGGAGCGCTTGATACCAAAAGGTTTGAG GTGTTTGAAGATAGATACCGTAACTTCTGTGACCCTGATATACCCAG CTTCTACTATGGATCTCATTACTCAAGTATGGGCATTGTGCTTTATTACCTTCTTAGATTGGAGCCCTTTACCTCTCTTCACCGTAATCTGCAG GGCGGTAAATTTGATCACGCTGACAGACTGTTTCAAAGCATCGAGGGCACATTCAAAAATTGCCTTACAAATACCAGTGATGTGAAGGAGTTAATACCCGAGTTCTTTTACATGCCTGAGTTTCTCTTGAATTCAAACTCTTATCATCTAGGAGTTAGACAGGATGGTGAACCTATTGGGGATGTTTTCCTCCCTCCATGGTCGAAG GGTTCCCCTGAAGAATTCATTAGAAGAAACCGGGAGGCCCTTGAAAGTGAATATGTCAGTTCaaatcttcatcactggatAGATTTGGTATTTGGATACAAGCAACGTGGTAAACCTGCTGTAGAG GCAGCGAACATATTCTACTACTTAACTTACGAAGGAGCTGTTGATCTGGAAACAACGGAAGATGATTTGCAAAGAGCTGCTATAGAAGACCAAATAGCCAACTTTGGTCAGACCCCAATTCAGATGTTTCGCAAGAAACACCCAAGAAGAGGGCCACCTATTCCAATTGCACGTCCTCTGTACTTTGCTCCTGATTCAATTAGTTTGACTTCCATTGTTTCTAATACAAGTCAATCTTCATCAGCTATACTGTATGTTGGTCTAATGGACTCAAATGTTATCCTTGTGAATGAGGGTCTCAACTTGTCTGTTAAGACGTGGGTATCAACTCAACTGCAATCTGGTGGAAACTTTACATTTTCTGGTTCACAG GACTATTTCTTTGGAGTTGGTTCTGAAATGCTTTCACCACGTAAAATTGGTATTCCTGTGCCTGAACATGTTGAACTTGGAGAACAATGCTTTGCAACAATGCAGGCGCCCTCAGAGAATTTCTTAATATCATGTGGCAATTGGGAAAATAGTTTCCAGGTCATATCATTAAGCGATGGCAGAATGGTGCAAAGTATTCGACAGCATAAGGATGTGGTGAGCTGTATTGCAG TTACATCTGATGGGAGTATCCTTGCAACTGGAAGTTATGATACCACGGTAATGGTTTGGGAAGTTTTTCGTGGTAAAACAGAAAAGAGAATTCGGAACAGTCAGTCTGAGTTACCTCGTAAGAACTATGTCATAATTGAAACTCCATGTCATATCCTCTGTGGGCACGATGATATAATAACTTGCTTACATGTTAGTCATGAGCTTGATATCATAATTAGTGGATCAAAAGATGGTACATGTGTATTCCATACCTTGCGAGAAGGTAGATATGTCAGATCCATACGGCATCCATCAGGCAGTCCTATATCAAAGCTTGTTGTCTCTCAGCATGGTCAGATTGTGATTTATGCTGATGATGATCTTAGTTTGCACCTGTATTCAATAAATGGAAAACACCTTGCTACCTCCGAATCCAATGGACGTCTCAATACTATTCAATTGAGCAGATGTGGTGAGTTTTTGGTAGGTGCAGGTGACCAGGGCCAGATCGTTGTTCGCTCTATAAACACACTAGAAGTTGTTAAGAAATATCAGGGGGTTGGAAAGGTTTTAACGTCTTTGACAGTAACCCCAGAAGAATGCTTCTTAGCAGGCACAAAAGATGGAAGCCTCCTTGTGTATTCGATAGAAAATCCTCAGCTACGGAAAACGAGCCACAGCAAAAGTACGAAATCAAAAACTTAA